One genomic window of Micrococcus flavus includes the following:
- a CDS encoding ANTAR domain-containing response regulator: protein MTPSTETPGLRAVVAEDEALIRLDVVETLTAAGHTVVAEVGDGQAAVAAAREHRPDVVVMDVMMPVMDGIAAAGEISAERLTPVVMLTAFSQRDLVERAAQAGAMAYVVKPFTEKDLLPAVELAVARFDQIRGLEEEVRDLGERLETRKLVDRAKALLQARLDLSEAESFRWIQKTSMDRRLSMREVARTVVDQMGA, encoded by the coding sequence ATGACCCCTTCCACTGAGACCCCCGGCCTCCGCGCCGTCGTCGCCGAGGACGAGGCGCTGATCCGCCTCGACGTCGTGGAGACCCTCACCGCGGCCGGACACACCGTGGTGGCCGAGGTGGGCGACGGCCAGGCGGCCGTGGCCGCGGCGCGGGAACACCGCCCGGACGTGGTGGTCATGGACGTGATGATGCCCGTCATGGACGGGATCGCCGCGGCGGGGGAGATCTCCGCCGAGCGCCTGACCCCGGTGGTGATGCTGACCGCGTTCTCCCAGCGCGACCTCGTGGAGCGCGCCGCCCAGGCCGGGGCCATGGCCTATGTGGTCAAGCCCTTCACGGAGAAGGACCTGCTGCCCGCGGTGGAGCTCGCGGTGGCGCGGTTCGACCAGATCCGGGGCCTCGAGGAGGAGGTCCGAGACCTGGGCGAACGGCTCGAGACCCGCAAGCTGGTCGACCGCGCGAAGGCGCTACTCCAGGCCCGGCTGGACCTCAGCGAGGCCGAGTCCTTCCGGTGGATCCAGAAGACCTCGATGGACCGCCGCCTGAGCATGCGCGAGGTGGCCCGGACCGTGGTGGACCAGATGGGGGCCTGA
- a CDS encoding glutamate synthase subunit beta: MADPRGFLKNRERVERPTRPVPVRIMDFKDVYVRQDEAVVRTQASRCMDCGVPFCHSGCPLGNLIPEWNDLVRRGHWEEAAARLHSTNNFPEVTGRICPAPCEDSCVLGINQPAVTIKQTEVAIAEQVFEHDWLDPVVPERLNGHTVAVVGSGPAGLAAAQQLTRAGFTVAVYERDDRLGGLLRYGIPDFKMEKDILDRRIAQMEAEGTRFRTGVEIGTDLTWDALKARFDAVIVATGAPVGRELSVPGRSLDGIHLAMDYLVQANHASAGDEVTDPISAEGRHVVILGGGDTGADCIGTAHRQGAASVTTLAIGQQLPVERPVHQPWPTVPKVHQVTTADAEGGAREHLASTLEFLGDEHGRVRALRVAETEIREDGTRGPKPGTEREVKADLVLLALGFTGVEEEHLTGQIGVRTERGVVSRSRTYETDEPGVFVCGDAGRGASLVVWAIAEGRACAQAVDESLESWSRLPHPVKPTDRGLVLG; encoded by the coding sequence GTGGCTGACCCGCGCGGATTCCTGAAGAACCGGGAGCGCGTCGAGCGCCCCACGCGTCCCGTGCCCGTGCGCATCATGGACTTCAAAGACGTGTACGTGCGCCAGGACGAGGCGGTCGTGCGGACCCAGGCGAGCCGCTGCATGGACTGCGGCGTCCCGTTCTGCCACTCCGGCTGCCCGCTGGGCAACCTCATCCCGGAGTGGAACGACCTGGTCCGCCGCGGCCACTGGGAGGAGGCGGCGGCACGCCTGCACTCCACCAACAACTTCCCCGAGGTGACCGGACGGATCTGCCCGGCCCCCTGCGAGGACTCGTGCGTGCTGGGGATCAACCAGCCGGCCGTGACCATCAAGCAGACCGAGGTGGCGATCGCCGAGCAGGTGTTCGAGCACGACTGGCTCGACCCGGTGGTCCCGGAGCGGCTCAACGGCCACACCGTGGCCGTGGTCGGGTCCGGCCCGGCCGGCCTCGCCGCCGCCCAGCAGCTCACGCGCGCCGGCTTCACGGTCGCCGTGTATGAGCGGGACGACCGCCTCGGCGGCCTCCTGCGCTACGGCATCCCGGACTTCAAGATGGAGAAGGACATCCTGGACCGGCGCATCGCCCAGATGGAGGCCGAGGGCACCCGGTTCCGCACGGGCGTGGAGATCGGCACGGACCTGACCTGGGACGCGCTCAAGGCCCGCTTCGACGCCGTGATCGTGGCCACCGGCGCTCCGGTGGGTCGTGAGCTGTCCGTGCCCGGTCGCAGCCTAGACGGCATCCACCTGGCCATGGACTACCTGGTCCAGGCCAACCACGCCTCCGCCGGCGACGAGGTCACCGACCCGATCAGCGCGGAGGGGCGGCACGTCGTGATCCTCGGCGGCGGGGACACCGGTGCGGACTGCATCGGCACCGCGCACCGCCAGGGTGCCGCCTCCGTCACCACCTTGGCCATCGGCCAGCAGCTGCCCGTGGAGCGCCCCGTCCACCAGCCTTGGCCCACCGTGCCCAAGGTGCACCAGGTGACCACGGCCGACGCCGAGGGCGGCGCGCGCGAGCACCTGGCCTCCACGCTGGAGTTCCTGGGCGACGAACACGGCCGCGTGCGCGCCCTCCGGGTGGCGGAGACCGAGATCCGGGAGGACGGCACGCGGGGACCGAAGCCCGGCACGGAGCGGGAGGTGAAGGCGGACCTCGTCCTGCTGGCCCTGGGCTTCACGGGCGTGGAGGAGGAGCACCTCACGGGTCAGATCGGCGTGCGCACGGAGCGCGGCGTGGTGTCCCGTTCGCGGACGTACGAGACGGACGAGCCCGGGGTCTTCGTGTGCGGCGACGCCGGTCGCGGCGCCTCGCTCGTGGTCTGGGCCATCGCCGAGGGCCGGGCCTGCGCGCAGGCCGTGGACGAGTCCCTCGAGTCGTGGTCCCGCCTGCCGCATCCGGTCAAGCCGACCGACCGCGGACTGGTGCTCGGCTGA
- a CDS encoding cation:proton antiporter subunit C — MTIALTVGMLTFGAFYLFSKRELLRVILGMVLLGHAANLAIIAAGGTDRRALPFVGAADVEVQADPLPQAFVLTAIVIAFAITVLLLALAVTGRADDAVATPGEARDPLEQAASDARFPRAERHAAAGRIARGRAGRRTGVRP, encoded by the coding sequence ATGACCATCGCCCTCACGGTAGGGATGCTGACCTTCGGCGCGTTCTACCTGTTCTCCAAGCGTGAGCTGCTGCGCGTGATCCTGGGCATGGTGCTGCTGGGCCATGCCGCGAACCTCGCGATCATCGCCGCCGGCGGCACCGACCGCCGCGCCCTGCCCTTCGTCGGCGCCGCCGACGTCGAGGTGCAGGCCGACCCGCTGCCGCAGGCGTTCGTCCTGACGGCCATCGTGATCGCCTTCGCGATCACCGTGCTGCTGCTGGCCCTCGCCGTGACGGGGCGGGCGGACGACGCGGTCGCCACCCCGGGCGAGGCACGGGACCCCCTGGAGCAGGCGGCCTCCGATGCGCGCTTCCCGCGCGCGGAGCGCCACGCGGCCGCGGGCCGGATCGCGCGCGGCCGGGCCGGCCGCAGGACGGGGGTGCGCCCGTGA
- the pyk gene encoding pyruvate kinase has protein sequence MRHAKIIATFGPATASDESTRALIRAGVDVVRMNMSHGDHEVHAATYERVRRLCVEEQRPVAIFADLQGPKIRLARFADGPHELAEGDRFTITVRDVEGTREIVGTTHKGLPGDVNVGDPLLIDDGKVRLRAVEVTDTDVVTEVVVAGAVSDNKGINLPGVAVNVPALSEKDEDDLRWALRTGVDMVALSFVRDAADVDRVHQIMDEEERRVPVIAKIEKPQAVENLEAIVDAFDAIMVARGDLGVELPLEDVPVVQKRAIDLARRWAKPVIVATQVLESMIENPRPTRAEASDCANAVLDGADAVMLSGETSVGAHPVTTVETMARIIESTETHGLERILPLTSQPRTRGGAITRAAVEVAVQLDIPFLATFTESGDSARRLSRLRPRQPIYAYTHREHTHNILCLTWGVYPKMVPFAETTDQMTAQVEESLTREGIAEHGDLVVIAAGSPPGKVGSTNTLRVHRVGDGVAEGATALPREEREPVGFWHDPVL, from the coding sequence ATGAGACACGCGAAGATCATCGCCACCTTCGGCCCGGCCACCGCTTCGGACGAGAGCACCCGCGCGCTTATCCGAGCGGGCGTGGACGTGGTGCGCATGAACATGAGCCACGGAGACCACGAGGTGCACGCCGCCACCTACGAGCGCGTGCGCCGGCTCTGCGTGGAGGAGCAGCGCCCCGTGGCGATCTTCGCGGACCTGCAGGGGCCCAAGATCCGCCTGGCACGCTTCGCCGACGGCCCGCACGAGCTCGCCGAGGGGGACCGCTTCACCATCACGGTCCGCGACGTCGAGGGCACCCGCGAGATCGTCGGCACCACTCACAAAGGCCTGCCCGGCGACGTGAACGTGGGGGATCCGCTGCTGATCGACGACGGCAAGGTGCGCCTGCGCGCCGTGGAGGTGACGGACACCGACGTCGTCACCGAGGTCGTGGTGGCCGGGGCCGTCTCGGACAACAAGGGCATCAACCTGCCCGGCGTCGCCGTGAACGTCCCCGCCCTGTCCGAGAAGGACGAGGACGATCTGCGCTGGGCCCTGCGCACCGGCGTCGACATGGTGGCGCTGTCCTTCGTCCGCGATGCCGCCGACGTGGACCGCGTGCACCAGATCATGGACGAGGAGGAGCGCCGCGTCCCGGTGATCGCGAAGATCGAGAAGCCGCAGGCCGTGGAGAACCTCGAGGCGATCGTGGACGCGTTCGACGCGATCATGGTGGCCCGCGGCGACCTCGGCGTCGAGCTGCCGCTCGAGGACGTGCCCGTGGTGCAGAAGCGCGCGATCGACCTGGCTCGCCGCTGGGCCAAGCCCGTGATCGTGGCGACCCAGGTGCTCGAGTCCATGATCGAGAACCCGCGCCCCACGCGCGCCGAGGCCTCCGACTGCGCCAACGCCGTGCTCGACGGCGCGGATGCCGTCATGCTCTCCGGTGAGACCTCCGTGGGCGCCCACCCGGTGACGACCGTGGAGACGATGGCCCGGATCATCGAGTCGACGGAGACCCACGGCCTCGAGCGGATCCTTCCACTGACCTCCCAGCCCCGCACCCGCGGTGGCGCGATCACCCGGGCCGCCGTTGAGGTGGCCGTCCAGCTGGACATCCCGTTCCTGGCGACGTTCACGGAGTCCGGGGACTCGGCGCGCCGGCTCTCCCGCCTGCGCCCCCGCCAGCCGATCTACGCGTACACCCACCGGGAGCACACCCACAACATCCTGTGCCTGACGTGGGGCGTCTACCCGAAGATGGTCCCGTTCGCGGAGACCACGGACCAGATGACCGCGCAGGTGGAGGAGTCCCTGACGCGCGAGGGGATCGCCGAGCACGGCGACCTCGTGGTGATCGCCGCCGGCTCCCCTCCCGGCAAGGTCGGCTCCACGAACACCCTGCGCGTGCACCGGGTGGGCGACGGCGTGGCCGAGGGCGCCACCGCCCTGCCCCGCGAGGAGCGCGAGCCGGTGGGCTTCTGGCACGACCCCGTGCTCTGA
- a CDS encoding DUF4040 family protein produces the protein MLLLSLLLAIAAVGASWPFARLLGRDAGWVLALPLLAAAGVLVSAWTGGVRTETHPWIPAIGVDLDLRLDGLALVFAMIVLVIGAGILAYSSRYLGADRASSRPHTFYLLMTAFAASMLLLVLTDNVVVLFVAWEFTSFASFFLIGRSGDHARDPAIRTLLVTVGGGLALLAAVALMGVRAGTTSLTGVLASDIWADPAFTTTVAVLLAAAAFTKSAQFPFQAWLPDSMVAISPVSAYLHAAAMVKAGIFLLLVFSPVLAGTPTWSALLIGSGLITALLGAVSAIRRHDLKGLLAYSTMSQLGLLVTAIGIGTPVALTAAIVHTVAHALFKSALFMLIGVVDHEAGTRDLRELAARRVHMPVTGTAIAVAALSMAGIPPLFGFVSKEGLLDAALHTPGPAWLPVLVTAGIAVTSVFTVAYSGRLVLGALGVWGPSPAGAAHRWTADRGDEVHEAPPTFWGVPVLAAAAAVALGLMPGLLDTPVSHAAQAASGEEVHAHLALWHGVTTALLVSAAVIALGVLLVLLRGPVERMASHAGLPFSALDVVDEARHRLIGIGAVVSRASGSLAPRTHLLIPALVLAVLAAVGVATVGDLPAVVGQPSRWHDWVLVALVGAGVVATIRAKTRIAAMVVVGVVGFGVTLWFFTLGAVDVALTQLLVEVLTVCVMVLLLRRLPARFSTEPAPRKTQAVLTATLAGVAATVGVLAFTGRTSMSEIAHYYLTHSYKEAGGTNVVNVILVDFRALDTWGEMTVLGATGLTVAALLLNRRPTPPQPSAVDMRSPLAHVRENLVHIRVFGRIFGVLIILLSLVLLLRGHYEPGGGFIAALVAGAGYAMLYLAADSDTARQLRWPYLALIGSGIALGTVTGLAGYLTGKGFLGAAGVKVFGYGLSTTLAFDLGVYLAVIGLIVAAFSLLGPEHPADEGGPVPGPDPDSPAASEAEAPARTTPTAREEATR, from the coding sequence ATGCTCCTGCTCAGCCTCCTGCTCGCCATCGCCGCCGTCGGGGCGTCCTGGCCTTTCGCGCGCCTGCTCGGCCGCGACGCAGGCTGGGTGCTCGCGCTGCCGCTGCTGGCCGCGGCGGGCGTCCTGGTCTCCGCCTGGACCGGGGGCGTGCGCACCGAGACCCATCCGTGGATCCCGGCGATCGGCGTGGACCTGGACCTCCGGCTCGACGGGCTGGCCCTGGTGTTCGCGATGATTGTGCTGGTGATCGGTGCCGGGATCCTGGCCTACTCGAGCCGCTACCTCGGCGCGGACCGCGCGTCCTCCCGTCCGCACACCTTCTACCTGCTGATGACGGCCTTCGCCGCGTCCATGCTGCTGCTGGTCCTGACGGACAACGTGGTGGTCCTGTTCGTGGCGTGGGAGTTCACGTCCTTCGCCTCGTTCTTCCTCATCGGGCGCTCGGGCGACCATGCCCGCGATCCCGCGATCCGCACCCTGCTGGTGACCGTGGGAGGCGGGCTGGCCCTCCTGGCCGCCGTCGCCCTCATGGGGGTGCGCGCGGGCACCACCTCCCTGACCGGCGTGCTGGCCTCGGACATCTGGGCCGACCCCGCGTTCACCACCACGGTGGCCGTCCTGCTGGCGGCGGCCGCCTTCACGAAGTCCGCCCAGTTCCCCTTCCAGGCCTGGCTGCCGGACTCGATGGTGGCCATCTCCCCGGTCTCCGCGTACCTGCACGCCGCCGCCATGGTGAAGGCCGGCATCTTCCTGCTGCTGGTCTTCAGCCCGGTACTGGCGGGCACCCCCACGTGGTCCGCGCTGCTGATCGGCTCCGGCCTGATCACGGCCCTGCTGGGCGCCGTCTCGGCGATCCGCCGCCACGACCTCAAGGGCCTGCTGGCCTACTCCACGATGAGCCAGCTGGGCCTGCTGGTGACGGCCATCGGCATCGGCACCCCCGTCGCGCTGACGGCGGCGATCGTGCACACCGTGGCCCACGCCCTCTTCAAGTCCGCGCTCTTCATGCTGATCGGCGTGGTGGACCACGAGGCCGGCACGCGCGACCTGCGCGAGCTCGCCGCCCGCCGCGTGCACATGCCCGTCACCGGCACCGCGATCGCCGTGGCCGCACTGTCCATGGCCGGCATCCCGCCCCTGTTCGGGTTCGTGTCCAAGGAGGGCCTGCTCGACGCCGCCCTCCACACCCCCGGCCCCGCCTGGCTGCCGGTCCTCGTGACGGCCGGCATCGCGGTCACCTCGGTGTTCACCGTGGCGTACTCCGGCCGGCTCGTGCTCGGCGCCCTGGGCGTGTGGGGCCCGAGCCCCGCCGGGGCCGCCCACAGGTGGACGGCCGACCGCGGCGACGAGGTCCACGAGGCCCCGCCGACGTTCTGGGGCGTCCCCGTCCTCGCCGCGGCCGCCGCCGTGGCCCTGGGCCTGATGCCCGGCCTCCTGGACACCCCCGTCTCCCACGCGGCCCAGGCCGCCTCCGGCGAGGAGGTGCACGCGCACCTGGCCCTGTGGCACGGCGTGACCACCGCCCTGCTGGTGTCGGCCGCCGTGATCGCGCTCGGCGTGCTCCTCGTGCTGCTGCGCGGCCCGGTCGAGCGGATGGCCTCCCACGCGGGGCTGCCGTTCTCGGCCCTGGACGTCGTCGACGAGGCGCGGCACCGTCTGATCGGCATCGGCGCGGTGGTCTCCCGGGCCTCCGGGTCGCTGGCGCCCCGCACGCACCTGCTGATCCCCGCCCTCGTGCTGGCCGTGCTGGCCGCCGTCGGCGTGGCCACGGTGGGCGATCTGCCCGCGGTCGTCGGCCAGCCCTCCCGCTGGCACGACTGGGTGCTCGTCGCGCTCGTGGGCGCCGGCGTCGTCGCCACCATCCGCGCCAAGACCCGCATCGCGGCGATGGTGGTGGTCGGCGTCGTCGGCTTCGGCGTGACGCTCTGGTTCTTCACCCTGGGCGCCGTGGACGTGGCTCTCACCCAGCTGCTGGTGGAGGTGCTCACCGTGTGCGTCATGGTGCTCCTGCTGCGCCGCCTGCCCGCGCGCTTCAGCACCGAGCCCGCGCCGCGCAAGACGCAGGCCGTCCTCACCGCCACCCTGGCCGGCGTCGCCGCCACGGTGGGCGTGCTGGCGTTCACCGGGCGCACGAGCATGTCGGAGATCGCGCACTACTACCTGACCCACTCCTACAAGGAGGCCGGCGGCACCAACGTCGTCAACGTCATCCTCGTGGACTTCCGCGCACTCGACACGTGGGGCGAGATGACGGTGCTGGGCGCCACGGGACTCACCGTGGCCGCGCTCCTGCTGAACCGGCGCCCCACGCCGCCGCAGCCGTCCGCGGTGGACATGCGCTCCCCTCTGGCGCACGTGCGCGAGAACCTCGTGCACATCCGGGTGTTCGGGCGCATCTTCGGCGTCCTGATCATCCTGCTCTCCCTGGTCCTGCTGCTGCGCGGGCACTACGAGCCCGGCGGCGGGTTCATCGCCGCGCTGGTGGCCGGGGCCGGGTACGCGATGCTGTACCTGGCGGCGGACTCGGACACCGCCCGGCAGCTGCGGTGGCCGTACCTGGCCCTGATCGGGTCCGGCATCGCCCTGGGCACGGTCACCGGGCTCGCCGGGTATCTGACCGGCAAGGGCTTCCTCGGGGCAGCCGGGGTGAAGGTCTTCGGCTACGGGCTGTCCACGACCCTGGCGTTCGACCTGGGCGTGTACCTGGCGGTGATCGGCCTGATCGTCGCCGCCTTCTCCCTGCTCGGCCCGGAGCACCCGGCGGACGAGGGCGGTCCCGTCCCCGGCCCGGACCCGGACTCGCCCGCAGCCTCCGAGGCCGAGGCGCCCGCCCGCACCACCCCGACGGCACGAGAGGAGGCGACCCGATGA